Proteins from a genomic interval of Corynebacterium deserti GIMN1.010:
- the tctB gene encoding tripartite tricarboxylate transporter TctB: MNVTEQSGESYIDIPESHQLPGPRPVGEGTFWEGRSGLIMPGILTAFSLYLLIGVLNMDAGNASFPGPRFFPTILGIAGLLVAVALVLQTIKYPMHPENESGRSWKFHSDYVSLAWAIGGFLAFAVLLPYLGWILAGAFLFWTMTRAFGSKRPGFDVLVSLLMSSIVYLAFDVGLGLNLPSGLLGGGF; encoded by the coding sequence GTGAACGTCACTGAACAATCCGGCGAGTCCTATATCGACATCCCGGAATCGCACCAACTACCTGGACCTCGTCCAGTTGGAGAGGGAACCTTCTGGGAAGGCCGCTCGGGCCTGATCATGCCAGGTATTCTCACCGCGTTTAGCTTGTACCTGTTGATTGGTGTCTTGAACATGGATGCCGGAAACGCATCCTTCCCAGGACCACGATTCTTCCCAACAATCCTTGGCATCGCCGGATTGCTGGTGGCAGTGGCCTTGGTGCTGCAAACCATCAAATACCCCATGCACCCAGAAAACGAATCGGGACGTAGCTGGAAATTCCACTCCGACTACGTATCCCTCGCATGGGCCATTGGTGGCTTCCTTGCCTTCGCTGTGCTTCTGCCATACCTGGGCTGGATCCTCGCCGGCGCATTCCTCTTCTGGACTATGACCAGGGCATTTGGCTCCAAGCGTCCCGGTTTTGATGTGCTTGTTTCCCTCCTCATGAGCTCGATCGTCTACCTTGCATTCGACGTCGGACTCGGACTTAATCTTCCTTCCGGACTTTTGGGTGGTGGCTTCTAA
- the tctC gene encoding tripartite tricarboxylate transporter substrate binding protein TctC encodes MAEVGAEPGSSAQSRVKQSVVGIAAIVVTAIAAFFSIQSASGGEDIRSNMTLIAPAAAGGGWDTFQREQQQSMRVNKIVNNIQVVNIPGAGGTIALGKLSTMTAPNTLMVGGTGHIAAQIQFDTPAKIQDVTPIARVVEEFDIITVPANSPYNTLEELIEGWRADPAGVSWTGGGSFDQLVMTEIALAAGIDPQETTFIPSDGGGEAIQALLNGTAKASTGGFADMYPQVEAGRLKVLGIAAEERLPGTEIPTLVEQGYDVTLTNWRAMFAPPGLSDEQIAELREIVAESIETPEWKSAVERNYWMSAPLEGEELDQFVEDEIDRIDQLFKEMG; translated from the coding sequence ATGGCCGAAGTAGGAGCAGAGCCTGGAAGCTCTGCGCAATCTAGAGTTAAACAAAGTGTTGTAGGCATCGCAGCGATTGTTGTTACTGCTATTGCCGCATTCTTTTCCATCCAGTCCGCATCTGGTGGCGAAGACATCCGATCCAACATGACACTCATTGCCCCCGCAGCAGCCGGTGGTGGCTGGGATACCTTCCAGCGTGAGCAGCAGCAGTCTATGCGCGTGAATAAGATCGTGAACAATATTCAGGTGGTCAACATCCCTGGAGCTGGTGGAACCATCGCTTTGGGCAAACTGTCCACTATGACCGCTCCAAATACCTTGATGGTGGGCGGAACTGGTCACATCGCGGCTCAGATTCAGTTTGATACTCCTGCGAAAATCCAGGATGTCACCCCGATCGCCCGCGTGGTGGAGGAATTCGACATCATCACCGTTCCGGCGAATTCTCCCTATAACACTCTTGAAGAGCTGATTGAGGGGTGGCGTGCAGACCCTGCCGGTGTCTCCTGGACCGGTGGCGGATCCTTTGACCAGCTAGTCATGACTGAAATCGCCCTGGCAGCAGGAATTGATCCTCAGGAAACCACCTTCATTCCATCCGATGGTGGTGGTGAGGCCATTCAGGCTCTACTCAACGGCACCGCAAAGGCCTCCACCGGTGGTTTTGCAGATATGTACCCACAGGTAGAAGCAGGTCGACTCAAAGTACTGGGCATTGCTGCTGAAGAACGACTGCCCGGCACCGAGATCCCCACCTTGGTGGAACAGGGCTATGACGTGACCTTGACCAATTGGCGTGCCATGTTTGCTCCTCCTGGTTTGAGCGATGAGCAGATCGCAGAACTTCGGGAAATCGTTGCTGAATCTATCGAGACACCTGAGTGGAAATCCGCAGTTGAGCGTAACTACTGGATGAGTGCACCACTTGAAGGCGAAGAACTCGACCAGTTCGTTGAAGATGAAATTGACAGAATTGATCAGCTATTCAAGGAGATGGGCTAG
- a CDS encoding AAA family ATPase yields MKALAGLGVAGLGAAEFGSAEFTHPVTIITGENGVGKSTILEAIAVNAGFDVNGGAYVDPQDSVESLLENPLEDSLRGAVSIRRGPLPMYGYFLRAETHFNVATDVWTQPSGWINHHQMSHGESVMHTIQDVFTDQGLYLLDEPEAGLSFIRQMAILAELYTLGREGSQIIMVTHSPILLAIPGADIWEFTDEGEFRRGLDVEETTAFRALRDFLDDPETIAEFMVDVTDM; encoded by the coding sequence GTGAAAGCACTGGCAGGGTTAGGTGTGGCCGGGTTAGGGGCTGCCGAGTTTGGTTCGGCCGAGTTTACCCATCCGGTCACCATCATTACCGGTGAAAACGGGGTCGGGAAGTCAACGATTCTAGAAGCCATTGCCGTCAATGCGGGATTCGATGTTAACGGTGGTGCGTACGTTGATCCTCAGGATTCAGTTGAGAGCCTACTTGAAAACCCACTTGAGGACTCACTGAGAGGAGCGGTGAGTATCCGCAGGGGACCACTGCCGATGTACGGATATTTCCTTCGCGCGGAAACTCATTTCAACGTGGCCACTGATGTATGGACACAGCCGAGTGGGTGGATAAATCATCATCAGATGTCGCATGGGGAATCGGTGATGCACACAATTCAAGACGTTTTTACGGACCAGGGGCTTTATCTGTTGGATGAGCCGGAGGCTGGATTATCGTTTATCAGGCAGATGGCGATCCTTGCGGAGCTTTACACTTTAGGACGGGAGGGGTCACAGATCATTATGGTGACGCATTCGCCGATCTTGTTGGCGATTCCCGGTGCGGATATTTGGGAGTTCACAGACGAGGGCGAGTTTCGCCGGGGATTAGATGTGGAAGAGACGACAGCGTTTCGGGCGTTGCGGGACTTTTTGGATGACCCTGAAACGATTGCTGAGTTCATGGTGGACGTTACTGACATGTGA
- a CDS encoding AAA family ATPase, with protein sequence MFLTKVELLDPPGVLPGYLSQLPLVHAMYEKPLELTTKVTVITGENGSGKSTLIEAIAIGMRINPAGGSRHAYFDRTEEIASPLHHSLKLVRSKNPRDAFFIRGETMFNTASYYESLGEGALTDLHQMSHGESIFAVINRRFHTGGLFILDEPEAGLSMLRQVELLGKLTNLARDGAQVIMATHSPILLGIPGAAIVAITDDGFEHIDFERAEPLQAAREFVDDPRGVAQFLIGEDGAVQ encoded by the coding sequence GTGTTTCTCACCAAAGTTGAATTGTTGGATCCCCCGGGGGTATTGCCGGGGTACCTTTCCCAGTTGCCTTTGGTGCACGCAATGTATGAAAAGCCACTCGAACTCACCACCAAGGTGACAGTGATAACCGGTGAAAACGGGTCGGGGAAATCCACGCTAATAGAAGCGATTGCTATTGGAATGAGGATCAACCCAGCAGGTGGATCTCGGCACGCTTATTTTGATCGCACAGAAGAAATTGCCTCACCGTTGCATCATTCCTTGAAGCTGGTGCGCTCGAAGAACCCGCGCGATGCGTTTTTTATACGCGGGGAAACGATGTTCAACACGGCGTCATACTATGAATCTCTGGGTGAAGGGGCGCTGACAGATCTTCATCAGATGAGCCATGGAGAATCCATCTTTGCCGTGATCAACAGGCGGTTTCACACAGGTGGGTTGTTCATTTTGGACGAACCGGAAGCGGGACTGTCGATGCTTCGTCAAGTGGAGCTGTTGGGGAAACTGACAAACCTTGCTCGTGACGGCGCGCAAGTCATTATGGCAACGCACTCGCCAATCCTGCTGGGGATTCCAGGTGCTGCCATTGTGGCGATTACTGATGACGGCTTCGAGCACATCGATTTTGAACGTGCTGAACCTTTGCAGGCTGCTCGGGAATTTGTCGATGATCCGCGGGGTGTGGCGCAGTTTCTGATTGGGGAGGACGGCGCCGTTCAATGA
- a CDS encoding MFS transporter — translation MPDQKPTANEQQHAHPQRTRVISGLIFAQIMVGASNGVTLSMGSLLAAHLAGASWGGSAATLTTIGAAIFSIPLARMVSKYDRRTSLSTGMLLGCVGAILAIVGAQFGLFPVILLAFLFMGSMSAVNLQARFAATDVASESTRGRDLSLVVWSTTIGAIAGPNLFEPSARFSQALGLEEHAGAYLLCLCGQIIAIAVWRFTLPKGLKPEVIPTPAGTKKKLSRTAYHAITSVAIAHFSMVGLMSMAAVHMQSHGAALTLIGFTISLHVAAMYALSPVFGLITDKFGRNVTIFSGYGMLAASAAVLIFWPEAQWAVITSMILLGLGWNSALVGSSALLVDATPAQDRTYAQGRSDLTMNVAGAAGGLIAGPLITIGGMPMLAGIVFVVVAFQTVLSVRTSLRTPSPQPHNLQQ, via the coding sequence ATGCCAGACCAGAAGCCGACAGCGAATGAGCAGCAACACGCTCACCCTCAACGCACGCGGGTAATCAGTGGCCTCATTTTCGCCCAAATCATGGTGGGTGCCTCCAATGGTGTCACGCTGTCGATGGGCAGCCTGCTGGCTGCGCACCTCGCGGGTGCATCGTGGGGTGGTTCAGCAGCAACGCTCACCACGATCGGCGCAGCGATTTTCTCCATTCCACTTGCCCGCATGGTCTCCAAATACGATCGCCGCACGTCGCTCAGCACCGGTATGCTATTGGGCTGTGTCGGTGCCATTCTCGCGATCGTCGGCGCTCAGTTCGGCCTGTTTCCCGTGATCTTGCTGGCATTTTTGTTCATGGGATCGATGTCCGCAGTGAATTTGCAGGCACGTTTCGCGGCCACCGACGTCGCCAGCGAAAGCACCCGCGGCCGGGATCTCTCGTTGGTTGTCTGGTCCACCACCATCGGCGCGATCGCAGGCCCCAACTTATTTGAGCCCAGCGCAAGGTTCAGCCAGGCACTCGGCTTAGAGGAACACGCCGGCGCATATCTGCTCTGTTTGTGCGGCCAGATCATCGCCATCGCTGTGTGGCGATTCACCCTGCCGAAGGGCCTAAAGCCGGAGGTCATCCCCACCCCGGCAGGCACGAAGAAGAAGCTCAGTCGCACGGCATATCACGCAATCACATCGGTAGCCATCGCACATTTCTCCATGGTCGGCCTGATGTCCATGGCCGCCGTTCACATGCAATCACACGGCGCAGCGCTCACCCTCATCGGCTTCACCATCAGTTTGCACGTGGCCGCGATGTACGCACTCTCACCAGTATTTGGCCTGATCACAGACAAATTTGGCCGTAACGTTACGATATTCAGTGGCTACGGCATGCTCGCGGCATCAGCGGCAGTCCTCATTTTCTGGCCAGAGGCACAGTGGGCCGTGATCACTTCCATGATTTTGCTGGGGTTGGGATGGAACTCGGCGTTGGTCGGTTCGTCAGCATTGCTTGTCGACGCCACACCTGCTCAAGACCGAACCTACGCTCAAGGTCGCAGCGACTTAACCATGAACGTAGCTGGCGCCGCGGGTGGTCTCATTGCCGGACCACTGATTACGATCGGCGGCATGCCGATGTTGGCGGGCATTGTTTTTGTCGTGGTGGCGTTCCAAACTGTCCTCAGCGTGAGAACTAGCCTAAGAACTCCCTCACCACAGCCTCATAACCTGCAACAGTAA
- a CDS encoding M20/M25/M40 family metallo-hydrolase encodes MTLYDDTLTLLKELIRNACVNDLTPDSGQEIRNATSLERFFEGTPNVEITTLEPRPGRTSIVATVPGTDADAEPLTLLGHTDVVPIDEPKWTKDPFGAEISDGQIWGRGAFDMLFITATQAAVTRAVAREGGLRGTLTFVGVADEEARGGLGAKWLSEEHTDLFSWKNCLSETGGSHLPVTDGSDAVVVNVGEKGAAQRRIHVHGDAGHGSLPFGRESSIAKIGEVARRIAVADLAVAKDDIWQGFVQAYRFDAATEQALLEGTDPAAYEKFEGLAQFAHAVSHLTIAQTVVRAGQAINVLPSHAYLELDIRTLPGQTNDYVDDVLRTALGDLASEVEIEHLISEEATVSPTSSPLYAAIEKVYGDFFPDTPVVPIISSGGSDLRFARRLGGVGYGFAVHAKERTLGETLAQLHSHDEALYLEDLELTVAGYEAVVREFLG; translated from the coding sequence ATGACGCTTTACGACGACACCCTCACCCTTTTGAAAGAACTTATCCGCAACGCGTGCGTCAACGATCTCACACCAGATTCAGGCCAAGAGATTCGCAATGCAACATCGCTGGAACGCTTCTTTGAGGGCACACCCAACGTCGAGATCACCACGCTGGAGCCTCGCCCCGGGCGAACCTCCATTGTGGCGACGGTTCCCGGCACTGACGCCGATGCGGAACCTTTAACACTGCTGGGCCACACCGATGTCGTGCCTATCGACGAACCGAAGTGGACCAAAGATCCTTTCGGTGCCGAGATTTCCGACGGCCAAATTTGGGGTCGCGGAGCATTCGACATGCTCTTTATTACAGCAACGCAGGCTGCGGTCACTCGTGCCGTAGCGCGAGAAGGCGGACTGCGCGGCACCCTCACCTTCGTTGGTGTCGCCGATGAAGAGGCGCGTGGTGGACTTGGCGCCAAGTGGCTTTCTGAAGAACACACAGACCTGTTTAGCTGGAAAAACTGCCTGTCAGAGACCGGTGGCTCCCACCTTCCTGTCACCGATGGTTCGGATGCTGTCGTGGTGAATGTGGGTGAAAAAGGCGCTGCGCAGCGTCGCATTCATGTGCACGGCGACGCCGGTCATGGATCGCTGCCGTTTGGCCGCGAAAGTTCCATCGCCAAGATTGGTGAGGTGGCGCGTCGCATAGCAGTAGCAGACTTGGCCGTGGCGAAAGATGATATCTGGCAAGGCTTTGTGCAGGCCTACCGGTTTGACGCCGCAACGGAACAAGCCTTGCTTGAGGGAACTGATCCTGCGGCGTATGAAAAGTTCGAGGGATTAGCTCAGTTCGCGCACGCGGTGTCACACTTGACCATCGCACAAACTGTTGTCCGTGCAGGTCAAGCTATTAATGTGTTGCCTTCGCACGCATATCTTGAGCTAGATATCCGCACGCTGCCCGGCCAGACCAACGACTACGTGGATGATGTGTTGCGCACCGCGCTGGGTGATCTTGCTTCTGAGGTGGAAATCGAGCACCTCATTTCTGAAGAAGCAACCGTTAGTCCAACGAGCTCACCACTGTATGCAGCAATTGAAAAGGTGTACGGCGACTTCTTCCCAGACACTCCAGTTGTTCCTATCATTTCCTCGGGTGGATCAGACCTGCGCTTTGCACGCCGTTTGGGTGGCGTGGGCTATGGCTTTGCTGTGCATGCCAAGGAGCGCACCTTGGGTGAAACCCTCGCTCAGCTGCACTCCCACGATGAGGCCCTGTATCTGGAGGACCTGGAGCTTACTGTTGCAGGTTATGAGGCTGTGGTGAGGGAGTTCTTAGGCTAG
- a CDS encoding cytochrome b/b6 domain-containing protein: MQQETTPPMDGTSPQTPNSSTPPAPGGAIPAPGGAIPVPDAATPTPGPGSSAVPSSVVPAPGAAIPAPGSAVPVPGNSAPVVPTPPTPPAAPSVPAAPSAPGSAVPAPAVPAPGFSAPGSAVPAAPGSALPAPGAAVPTPPGAATPGVPAAPGIPAAPGSALPVPGVPSAPGVPSAPGAPGAVSPGAPGAIPPAPGAPGSPSAAAAVSTQPKPVFPNAEKKQRTDEAGNAKNELPLRVRLAQPITRKQWAMTIGVFALGALVVAAVAVLLTRWAFTTDWLQGFVDKYPGKYENPKGAPEGIPRWLGWQHFFNMFFMVLIIRTGIQINRTRRPKGYFTPKKGGKKISLTLWIHLVLDLLWVINGAVFIVLLFATGQWMRIVPTSWDVFPNAISAGLQYLSLDWPTENGWANYNSLQELTYFFTVFVAAPLSIVSGFRMSSFWPKNNAALNKVLPIGVARAIHMPVMVYYIVFACVHVFLVFATGALRNLNHMYAGQDVENWVGFGWFVASLIVIIGGVVALRPSIVAPVAKLFGEVTAR; the protein is encoded by the coding sequence ATGCAGCAAGAGACGACACCTCCTATGGACGGCACTTCGCCACAGACCCCCAATTCCAGCACTCCCCCAGCTCCCGGCGGCGCAATCCCTGCCCCCGGTGGTGCGATTCCTGTACCTGACGCAGCAACCCCCACCCCGGGTCCGGGTTCGAGCGCGGTCCCATCTAGCGTAGTGCCAGCTCCTGGCGCGGCAATCCCCGCGCCGGGCAGTGCCGTTCCGGTTCCTGGGAACAGTGCACCTGTGGTGCCAACGCCTCCAACGCCTCCAGCAGCACCGTCTGTTCCTGCTGCTCCATCCGCTCCAGGCAGTGCTGTGCCTGCTCCTGCTGTCCCCGCGCCTGGTTTTTCCGCACCTGGTAGTGCTGTGCCTGCAGCTCCCGGCAGTGCGCTGCCGGCACCCGGTGCTGCTGTTCCAACCCCACCCGGCGCCGCAACTCCAGGGGTTCCTGCAGCTCCTGGCATTCCTGCTGCTCCAGGCTCTGCGCTACCCGTTCCCGGCGTGCCAAGCGCACCGGGCGTACCAAGTGCACCGGGTGCTCCCGGCGCAGTGTCTCCTGGAGCCCCCGGCGCAATTCCTCCAGCTCCGGGCGCCCCCGGCTCCCCCAGCGCTGCCGCCGCTGTTTCCACCCAGCCCAAGCCTGTATTCCCTAATGCAGAGAAGAAACAACGCACCGATGAAGCCGGAAATGCCAAGAATGAATTGCCGCTGAGAGTTCGCTTGGCTCAGCCAATTACTCGTAAGCAGTGGGCAATGACCATTGGTGTCTTCGCATTAGGTGCACTGGTCGTCGCGGCGGTTGCTGTCCTGCTCACGAGGTGGGCGTTCACCACGGACTGGTTGCAAGGATTCGTGGACAAGTACCCCGGCAAATACGAGAATCCGAAAGGTGCGCCAGAGGGCATCCCACGTTGGTTGGGATGGCAGCACTTCTTCAACATGTTCTTCATGGTGCTCATCATCAGGACGGGCATCCAGATCAACAGGACGCGCAGGCCGAAGGGATACTTCACGCCAAAGAAGGGCGGCAAGAAGATTTCCCTGACGCTGTGGATTCACCTCGTGTTGGATCTGCTGTGGGTCATCAACGGCGCAGTGTTCATTGTGTTGCTGTTTGCCACGGGTCAGTGGATGCGGATTGTTCCCACCAGCTGGGACGTGTTCCCGAATGCGATCAGCGCTGGTCTGCAGTACCTATCCTTGGATTGGCCAACAGAAAATGGTTGGGCGAACTACAACAGCCTGCAAGAATTGACGTACTTCTTCACTGTGTTTGTGGCGGCGCCGCTGTCGATCGTGTCAGGTTTCCGCATGTCCAGCTTCTGGCCAAAGAACAATGCGGCGCTCAATAAGGTGTTGCCGATTGGTGTAGCCCGCGCAATCCATATGCCTGTCATGGTCTATTACATTGTGTTCGCGTGCGTGCATGTGTTCCTCGTGTTCGCGACGGGCGCACTGCGCAATCTTAACCACATGTATGCAGGTCAGGATGTGGAAAACTGGGTTGGATTTGGGTGGTTTGTGGCGTCGTTGATCGTCATCATTGGTGGCGTGGTGGCGTTGCGTCCATCGATTGTGGCGCCGGTGGCGAAGCTGTTTGGTGAGGTTACAGCTCGCTAA
- a CDS encoding ATP-binding cassette domain-containing protein gives MVLTQIVGPSGSGLTRELEKRYRETPGAVMLTANPRAHITYLRATVAEELAFGLEQRGIEPAQMWERVRKIGLGLDSLLDRAPAQLSGGQTRRLAIGAVAILEAPTMLLDDPFSGLDTSSRSQLITMLESYEGDVIVAAHKPWMDVPTTLLADLDELRLPPRVNTAGTPHEFRGIVGTRGQATRRWWQFSQPAPQFVVGPVDLTVRAGDVLWLQGENGSGKSTLLRAIADEPDTQLMLQNPIDQVIDSTVSAWVPGSTNEEHPLDLSSRDLRLAQADAALARAPRFLLADEPDVGLDTGGRTALHQRFATYLESGGTIVLTCHDESFVTEVSAYARVEARHISEL, from the coding sequence GTGGTTCTAACTCAAATCGTCGGACCGTCGGGTTCCGGTCTCACGCGGGAATTGGAAAAACGCTACAGGGAAACGCCCGGCGCGGTGATGCTGACCGCCAATCCGCGTGCGCATATCACCTACCTTCGCGCGACTGTTGCCGAGGAGCTGGCGTTTGGGCTGGAACAACGTGGCATCGAACCTGCTCAGATGTGGGAACGGGTTCGAAAAATCGGGCTCGGCCTAGACAGCCTGCTCGACCGCGCGCCTGCACAACTTTCCGGCGGGCAAACACGGCGCCTGGCGATCGGCGCCGTCGCCATCTTAGAGGCGCCAACGATGCTTCTCGACGACCCCTTCTCCGGTCTTGATACCTCCTCGCGATCCCAACTCATCACAATGTTGGAATCATATGAGGGCGATGTCATCGTTGCTGCGCACAAACCATGGATGGATGTGCCCACCACATTGTTGGCTGACCTGGATGAGCTGCGCCTTCCTCCGCGTGTGAATACCGCTGGCACTCCGCATGAATTCCGCGGCATCGTGGGCACTCGTGGCCAAGCAACGCGCAGATGGTGGCAGTTTTCTCAGCCCGCACCGCAATTTGTGGTGGGCCCAGTTGATCTCACCGTCCGTGCCGGTGACGTGCTCTGGCTGCAGGGCGAAAACGGCTCCGGTAAATCAACGCTCTTGCGCGCGATTGCCGATGAACCCGATACGCAACTTATGCTGCAAAACCCCATTGACCAGGTCATTGACTCCACTGTTTCTGCATGGGTGCCAGGCAGCACCAACGAGGAACACCCCCTAGATCTGTCCAGCCGTGACCTGCGACTGGCCCAAGCCGACGCCGCGCTGGCCAGGGCCCCCCGATTTTTGCTTGCCGACGAACCCGACGTCGGCCTCGACACCGGCGGCCGCACTGCCCTCCACCAGCGCTTTGCCACCTACCTAGAATCCGGCGGCACCATCGTGCTGACCTGCCACGATGAATCCTTCGTCACCGAAGTATCCGCCTACGCGCGCGTTGAGGCCCGCCACATTAGCGAGCTGTAA
- a CDS encoding energy-coupling factor transporter transmembrane component T family protein encodes MNPLTWIIGAFSMWIVVLGVNKLGLSMAVIIIAQVVAMIRVRNVSVLASTALLSVPVLASMALIHMPYSSDGWLIALTLTARFSALMSIFLLAATAITIPELVKSLYRWPKLAYIVGSALQMIPQGKQTLAMVRDANALRGRSVKGPVRAVKYVGLPLITHLLSAGAARAIPLEVAGLDRPGPRTALVDVVEGRVEKHCRWLLPLLAVGVAWWF; translated from the coding sequence ATGAATCCATTGACATGGATCATTGGCGCATTCAGCATGTGGATTGTGGTGCTGGGCGTTAATAAGCTTGGTTTAAGCATGGCCGTGATCATCATTGCGCAGGTCGTGGCGATGATTCGGGTGCGTAATGTTTCTGTGTTGGCTTCAACGGCGTTGTTATCAGTTCCCGTGTTGGCCTCGATGGCGTTGATTCACATGCCGTATTCTTCCGATGGCTGGTTGATTGCGTTGACGTTGACGGCGCGTTTTAGTGCATTGATGTCCATTTTCCTCCTTGCAGCAACGGCGATTACTATCCCTGAGCTGGTAAAATCCCTGTATCGCTGGCCCAAGCTGGCGTATATCGTCGGTTCCGCGCTCCAGATGATTCCCCAGGGCAAACAGACCTTGGCGATGGTTCGTGATGCCAATGCTTTGCGCGGGCGCAGCGTCAAAGGTCCCGTGCGCGCGGTGAAATATGTGGGTTTGCCCCTGATTACACATTTACTGAGTGCAGGTGCCGCGCGAGCAATTCCCTTGGAGGTCGCAGGCCTGGACAGGCCGGGGCCGCGTACGGCGTTGGTTGATGTGGTGGAGGGGCGCGTCGAAAAGCATTGTCGCTGGTTGCTGCCCCTTTTGGCAGTGGGGGTGGCGTGGTGGTTCTAA
- a CDS encoding NADPH-dependent oxidoreductase yields the protein MPSPEELLAARYGQPATWTPPQWNETLDVIHQHRSVRRWLDKPVDDDTIRTIISAAQSAGTSSNKQVISVIVVKDPELRKGLAEITRQMFPHLEQVPAVLIWLIDYSRISAVAEREGLPTGALDYLDEAALGFLDAGIAAQNAAIAAESLGLGTLYLGSVRNDAEAVQKLLGLPPEIVPVVGLEIGHADPSEPAGIKPRLPQEAILHWDTYTEKNLELIDSYDHALDTYYSRYGQHQLWSKQTAHRAASKSITKTNRQFLRRVLERAGFGLR from the coding sequence ATGCCGTCACCAGAAGAACTTTTAGCCGCCCGCTACGGACAACCTGCAACCTGGACGCCACCGCAGTGGAATGAGACGCTTGATGTCATTCACCAGCATCGATCAGTTCGCAGGTGGTTGGATAAACCGGTTGATGATGACACCATCCGCACCATTATTTCCGCCGCACAATCGGCTGGAACCTCTTCCAACAAGCAGGTCATTTCTGTCATCGTGGTTAAAGATCCTGAGCTAAGGAAAGGCCTTGCGGAGATCACTCGCCAGATGTTTCCGCACCTTGAGCAGGTTCCCGCGGTGCTGATTTGGTTGATTGATTATTCCCGAATCAGTGCGGTTGCTGAAAGGGAAGGTCTTCCAACCGGCGCCCTTGATTATCTTGACGAGGCCGCCTTGGGTTTCCTCGACGCCGGAATCGCAGCGCAGAATGCTGCAATTGCTGCGGAGTCACTTGGATTGGGAACGCTCTATTTGGGTTCGGTGCGCAACGATGCAGAAGCCGTGCAGAAATTGCTGGGCCTTCCACCTGAGATCGTGCCTGTCGTGGGCCTGGAAATTGGGCACGCGGACCCTTCTGAACCTGCGGGAATTAAGCCTCGCCTGCCTCAGGAAGCGATCCTGCACTGGGACACTTACACCGAGAAAAACCTCGAACTTATCGATTCCTACGACCACGCCCTCGACACCTACTATTCCCGCTACGGCCAGCACCAGCTCTGGTCGAAGCAGACGGCGCACCGGGCGGCGTCGAAAAGCATTACAAAAACCAACAGGCAGTTCCTGCGGCGCGTGCTTGAGCGCGCCGGGTTCGGGCTGAGATAA
- a CDS encoding nucleoside hydrolase, producing the protein MIPVLIDCDTGIDDALALIYLAALHKRGEIQLLGATTTAGNVDVKQTAINTRWVLDQCGLTDIPVLAGQSEPKHVPLLTTPETHGDHGLGYINPGHIEIPEGDWKQLWKEHLSNPETKLIVTGPATNLAQFGPVENVTLMGGTYLYPGNTTPTAEWNTWVDPHGAKEAFAAAQKPITVCSLGVTEQFTLNPDSLSSLINALGTQPIAEHLPEILRFYFEFHQAQGEGYLAQIHDLLTCMIALDKIPFSGREVTVDVEADSPLMRGTTVADIRGHWGKPANAFLVETADIEAAHAELLRAVE; encoded by the coding sequence ATGATTCCTGTTCTCATCGACTGCGACACCGGCATCGACGACGCCCTCGCCCTGATCTACCTGGCTGCTTTGCACAAACGTGGTGAAATCCAACTTCTTGGAGCAACTACCACCGCAGGAAATGTTGATGTGAAACAAACCGCCATCAATACCAGGTGGGTGTTGGATCAGTGTGGATTAACTGACATTCCGGTCCTCGCAGGACAATCTGAACCAAAGCATGTGCCGCTATTGACTACTCCAGAAACACACGGCGACCATGGTCTTGGTTATATAAACCCAGGTCACATCGAAATTCCAGAGGGCGACTGGAAGCAGCTGTGGAAAGAACACCTCAGTAACCCAGAAACTAAGCTGATTGTCACCGGGCCCGCCACCAACCTTGCGCAATTCGGGCCAGTGGAAAACGTCACGCTGATGGGTGGCACCTACCTTTATCCAGGCAACACCACTCCAACGGCAGAATGGAATACCTGGGTTGATCCACACGGAGCTAAAGAAGCATTCGCGGCAGCCCAAAAGCCCATTACGGTGTGTTCCTTGGGCGTGACCGAGCAGTTTACGCTGAACCCGGACAGCCTCTCTTCGCTTATCAACGCCCTAGGCACTCAACCCATCGCAGAGCATTTACCTGAGATACTGCGCTTTTACTTTGAATTTCATCAAGCACAGGGCGAAGGCTACCTCGCTCAGATCCATGACCTGCTGACCTGCATGATTGCCTTGGACAAGATCCCATTTTCAGGCCGAGAAGTAACCGTGGACGTGGAGGCTGATTCGCCCTTGATGCGTGGCACCACTGTTGCAGATATTCGCGGACATTGGGGCAAGCCAGCTAACGCATTCCTTGTGGAAACCGCAGACATTGAGGCCGCCCACGCGGAACTTCTAAGAGCAGTGGAATGA